From a single Calothrix sp. NIES-2098 genomic region:
- a CDS encoding NUDIX hydrolase, translating to MNYRNPAPTVDIIIELVDRPHLPIVLIERHNPPLGWALPGGFVDYGEAVEVAAKREAEEETGLQVELVEQFLVYSDPNRDPRQHTISIVFLAIAKGEPKAGDDAKNIGIFESWHVPGNLCFDHDRILRDYWQYRHYGLRPRLG from the coding sequence ATGAATTACAGAAATCCCGCTCCGACGGTAGATATCATTATTGAATTAGTGGATCGTCCTCATCTACCTATAGTGTTAATTGAGAGACATAATCCGCCTCTAGGTTGGGCGCTTCCTGGTGGTTTTGTGGATTATGGGGAAGCTGTGGAAGTGGCGGCGAAACGGGAAGCTGAAGAAGAAACGGGTTTGCAGGTGGAGTTGGTGGAACAATTTTTGGTATATTCTGACCCGAATCGCGATCCGCGTCAGCATACTATTAGTATTGTGTTTTTGGCGATCGCGAAGGGGGAGCCAAAAGCGGGTGATGATGCTAAGAATATCGGCATTTTTGAGTCTTGGCACGTGCCGGGGAATTTGTGTTTTGACCACGATCGCATTCTGCGGGATTATTGGCAGTATCGGCATTATGGGTTGCGTCCGAGGTTGGGTTAG
- a CDS encoding pentapeptide repeat-containing protein: MSNESGLSVSKPVAVWNKYKSINADFKELFKSLGKAAINAALYKWDSVATDIVDASTALGLAETPAEVAYVLIYRALIQAMVSLVEGNEELLTETPNMEELGVIGNYRLDLSVENMELQIDQEFFKHPKNLPVVEAIKVPFAQWLVGFGVTPAQAETVSHRLPTYFVFALHEEWAKNSDKYACLKDELNTPFTKANQREQAWQRYSAWLQKQVEEPMFLEAFGLKQVYVSACAYYKEKIASKKEEDFERRLTEDKQYQRIVVNLENELHTWLNKADSNDAIRIVSGGPGSGKSSFAKIFAAQIAKKGTIKVLFIPLHQFNPSDDLVDSIGDFINSDIYGIIALNPLLAENAEQRLLIIFDGLDELAMQGKIAAEVAQQFVREVHRKVDRFNSRETRLQVLISGRELVVQANSSEFRQPRQILHILPYFMVEEERKNYIDTETLLAEDKRQLWWQKYSKAKGYEYNGLPLELDQGHLTEITSQPLLNYLVALSFVRGEIKFAQDSNLNIIYKDLLKAVYQRVWELYPHPSLQGIEEKDFVRILEEIALASWHGDGRTTTVKEVEIHCDNSGLRQLLNIFQEGAKLGVTRLLTAFYFRQSGFKESEKTFEFTHKSFGEYLTAKRIVHEVQLIHRKLEARKNDPDEGWDERQALKRWAILCGASPMDEYLFNFVINEIKLYDLSDVSNWQQTLCHLIGFMLRYGMPMERLNPRPDFQEENRQARNAEEALLVVLNVCARVTEKTFQIKWHSPEAFGNFISRLQGQRIDNVFCVNHLSFLDLQNCILVFKDFYRANLKKANLKGATLKGATLEGANLEGAILEGANLEGANLKEANLEEANLERANLKGANLEEANLEKVSLEKANIEGANLKGATLKGSYLKGAYLKGAYLEGANFERSNLEGGHLKEANLEGAYLEGANLEKANLEKANFLGANLVKANLKMTKNIGANFRGANLNFSKHPYNQD, encoded by the coding sequence ATGAGCAACGAATCTGGACTGTCAGTCAGTAAGCCTGTTGCTGTTTGGAATAAATATAAATCTATCAATGCCGATTTTAAAGAACTCTTCAAATCACTAGGCAAAGCGGCGATCAATGCTGCTTTATATAAATGGGATAGCGTCGCCACAGATATTGTAGATGCTTCTACAGCACTGGGTTTAGCAGAAACACCCGCAGAAGTTGCCTATGTACTAATTTACCGTGCATTGATTCAGGCAATGGTGAGTTTAGTGGAGGGTAATGAAGAGTTATTAACCGAGACACCAAACATGGAAGAACTTGGAGTCATCGGTAATTATCGCCTTGACCTTTCCGTGGAAAACATGGAACTGCAAATCGACCAGGAATTTTTTAAACATCCCAAAAATTTACCAGTTGTGGAGGCGATTAAAGTTCCTTTTGCCCAATGGTTAGTAGGCTTTGGCGTTACTCCTGCACAAGCAGAAACAGTTAGTCATCGTTTACCCACTTATTTTGTATTTGCACTGCATGAAGAGTGGGCAAAAAATTCAGATAAGTATGCTTGTTTAAAAGATGAACTAAATACACCCTTTACTAAAGCAAATCAACGAGAACAAGCATGGCAACGTTATAGTGCTTGGCTGCAAAAACAAGTTGAAGAACCAATGTTTTTAGAAGCCTTTGGTTTAAAACAGGTTTATGTTTCTGCCTGTGCTTACTATAAAGAAAAAATAGCGAGTAAAAAAGAAGAAGATTTTGAGCGTAGGCTCACAGAAGATAAACAATATCAGCGGATTGTCGTTAACTTAGAGAACGAATTACATACTTGGTTAAATAAAGCCGACAGTAATGATGCTATCCGCATTGTCAGTGGTGGGCCTGGAAGTGGAAAATCTTCTTTTGCAAAAATTTTTGCGGCACAGATAGCAAAAAAAGGAACTATTAAAGTTTTATTTATTCCTTTGCATCAATTTAATCCTTCAGATGATTTAGTTGATTCTATAGGAGACTTTATCAACTCAGATATTTACGGAATAATCGCTCTTAATCCTCTGCTAGCCGAAAATGCTGAACAACGCCTATTAATTATTTTTGATGGATTAGATGAACTTGCAATGCAAGGGAAAATAGCAGCAGAAGTTGCCCAACAATTTGTGCGCGAAGTCCACAGAAAAGTAGATAGGTTTAATTCGCGGGAAACTCGCTTACAAGTTTTAATCAGCGGTCGTGAATTAGTAGTGCAAGCAAATAGCAGTGAGTTTCGCCAACCACGGCAAATTTTGCACATTCTGCCTTATTTTATGGTTGAAGAGGAAAGAAAAAATTATATTGATACTGAGACATTGTTAGCTGAGGATAAAAGACAGCTTTGGTGGCAAAAATATAGTAAAGCTAAGGGTTATGAATATAATGGTTTACCACTAGAGTTAGATCAAGGACATTTAACAGAAATTACTTCTCAACCTTTGCTAAATTACTTAGTAGCTTTAAGTTTTGTTCGTGGTGAAATTAAATTTGCGCAAGATAGCAATTTAAATATTATTTATAAAGATTTACTCAAAGCTGTTTATCAACGAGTTTGGGAGCTTTATCCCCATCCTTCACTCCAGGGAATTGAGGAAAAAGATTTTGTCCGCATCTTAGAAGAAATCGCTCTTGCTTCCTGGCATGGTGATGGTAGAACTACAACAGTTAAAGAAGTAGAGATTCATTGTGATAACAGTGGTTTAAGGCAGCTTTTAAATATATTTCAAGAAGGTGCAAAGTTAGGTGTTACTCGTTTGCTAACTGCTTTTTATTTTCGTCAAAGTGGATTTAAAGAAAGTGAAAAAACTTTTGAATTTACTCATAAAAGTTTTGGCGAGTATCTGACAGCTAAACGTATTGTCCACGAAGTTCAGCTGATTCATAGAAAGCTAGAAGCTCGAAAAAACGACCCAGATGAAGGATGGGATGAACGACAGGCTTTAAAACGCTGGGCAATTCTTTGTGGCGCATCTCCTATGGATGAGTACCTTTTCAACTTTGTAATTAACGAAATAAAGTTATACGATTTATCGGATGTGAGTAATTGGCAGCAGACATTATGCCACTTGATTGGTTTTATGCTGCGTTATGGAATGCCAATGGAACGCTTGAACCCTAGACCAGATTTTCAGGAAGAAAACCGACAAGCGCGTAATGCAGAAGAAGCTTTATTGGTCGTGTTAAATGTTTGCGCTAGGGTGACAGAAAAAACTTTTCAGATTAAGTGGCATTCTCCTGAAGCTTTTGGAAATTTTATTTCTAGACTGCAAGGGCAAAGAATTGATAATGTGTTTTGTGTGAATCATCTAAGTTTTTTAGATTTGCAAAATTGTATTTTAGTCTTCAAAGACTTTTATAGAGCGAATCTTAAAAAAGCAAATCTTAAAGGAGCGACTCTTAAAGGAGCGACTCTTGAAGGGGCAAATCTTGAAGGAGCCATTCTTGAAGGGGCAAATCTTGAAGGGGCAAATCTCAAAGAGGCGAATCTTGAAGAGGCGAATCTTGAAAGGGCAAATCTCAAAGGGGCGAATCTTGAAGAGGCGAATCTTGAAAAAGTGAGTCTGGAAAAAGCAAATATTGAAGGGGCGAATCTTAAAGGAGCGACTCTTAAAGGATCGTATCTTAAAGGGGCATATCTTAAAGGAGCGTATCTTGAAGGGGCGAACTTTGAAAGATCAAATCTTGAAGGTGGGCACCTTAAAGAGGCTAATCTTGAAGGGGCATATCTTGAAGGGGCTAATCTTGAAAAGGCGAATCTTGAAAAGGCGAATTTTCTAGGGGCTAATCTTGTAAAGGCTAATCTTAAAATGACGAAGAATATAGGGGCGAATTTTAGAGGGGCGAACCTGAATTTCTCAAAGCATCCATATAACCAAGATTAA
- a CDS encoding phosphatidate cytidylyltransferase, whose amino-acid sequence MPWSRIISGIIAIALALVSTLLGGWYFTVMIGIVVFLGQEEYFNLVRARGIAPAAKTTIFVSLALLVICTLDGNLADAVMPIAGTFICFYLLFQPKMATIADISASIMGLFYVGYLPSYWVRLRSLGSIAASNLPLGGYWPAAWTDILDSRNLASLPQGLRATVLTFLCIWAADIGAYTIGKFFGKTRLSDISPKKTVEGAVFGISASVAVGLAGAYYLHWPRPLYTGLSLGLLIGIASLLGDLIESVLKRDAGVKDSGQLIPGHGGILDRTDSYIFTAPLVYYFVTLLLPLISEGR is encoded by the coding sequence ATGCCTTGGTCTCGGATTATTAGTGGAATTATTGCGATCGCGCTGGCTCTAGTTTCAACCCTCTTGGGGGGTTGGTACTTTACCGTGATGATTGGGATTGTTGTCTTCTTAGGACAAGAGGAATATTTTAATTTAGTGCGAGCTAGAGGCATAGCTCCCGCTGCTAAAACTACGATATTTGTCAGCCTAGCCTTACTGGTAATTTGTACCCTAGATGGCAATTTAGCTGACGCTGTGATGCCAATAGCTGGAACATTTATTTGTTTTTACCTGTTGTTTCAGCCGAAAATGGCCACGATCGCTGATATTTCCGCTTCAATTATGGGGCTTTTTTATGTCGGTTACTTGCCAAGTTACTGGGTGCGGTTGCGATCGCTTGGTAGTATCGCTGCCAGTAATCTACCTTTAGGTGGTTACTGGCCTGCCGCTTGGACAGATATTCTAGATTCTAGAAACCTTGCCTCCCTCCCACAAGGTTTAAGAGCGACCGTACTGACATTTCTCTGTATTTGGGCAGCAGATATTGGTGCTTACACTATTGGCAAATTCTTCGGCAAAACCCGTCTGTCTGACATTAGCCCCAAAAAAACTGTTGAAGGTGCCGTGTTTGGCATCAGTGCTAGTGTAGCTGTAGGTTTAGCAGGGGCTTATTATCTTCATTGGCCCAGACCACTCTACACTGGGTTATCTTTGGGTTTACTGATTGGAATTGCTAGTCTTTTAGGCGACTTAATCGAGTCTGTACTCAAACGCGATGCTGGTGTCAAAGATTCAGGACAATTGATCCCCGGTCATGGTGGCATCTTAGATCGTACAGATAGTTATATTTTTACGGCTCCCTTAGTTTACTATTTCGTGACTTTGTTATTGCCGCTGATTAGCGAAGGGAGATGA
- a CDS encoding putative endoribonuclease L-PSP → MDAEELLQKYAEGKRNFSNEQLTGVDLQEVDLIGIVLNGSDLIGANLSGTKLSGASIDNANLTNANLAQANLNGTTFNKTKLTNAILDQANLSGASLTNANLKGASLIRTDLSRASLLGANFTEAVLIGANFNRANLTEAKFEKANLQEAELPLSNLSKSNLSGANLLDAYLIGANIEDANLTKACLENANLELVSIKGASLISANLDGANLKKAELLEANIYGASFKDTDLTGAIMPDGEVYKPIATEVEVGKQNASGEKVISMTRQVIRTDNAPEPVGPYNQAIAASGQMVFVAGQIAIDPRIGQVVYTDDVKKQTEQVIANLEAILTAAGASFKDVVKTTVFLADMNDFAAVNAIYAKYFPEDTAPARACVEVSRLPKDVLVEIDCIAVIPS, encoded by the coding sequence ATGGATGCTGAGGAACTTTTACAGAAATATGCCGAAGGGAAACGAAATTTTTCTAACGAACAGCTTACCGGAGTAGACCTCCAAGAAGTAGATTTAATCGGTATAGTTCTAAATGGTTCTGATTTGATTGGGGCTAATTTAAGCGGGACAAAATTGAGTGGCGCAAGTATCGATAATGCAAACTTGACTAATGCCAACTTAGCTCAAGCCAACTTGAATGGCACAACTTTCAACAAGACAAAATTAACTAATGCCATCTTAGATCAAGCAAACTTGAGTGGTGCAAGCCTAACTAATGCAAATCTCAAGGGCGCTTCTTTAATTAGGACAGACTTAAGTAGAGCTAGCCTATTAGGGGCAAATTTTACTGAGGCTGTCTTGATTGGAGCCAACTTCAATCGCGCTAACCTAACTGAGGCGAAATTTGAAAAAGCAAATCTTCAAGAGGCTGAACTTCCGTTAAGCAATCTGTCTAAATCAAATTTGTCAGGCGCGAATTTGCTGGATGCGTATCTGATAGGCGCAAATATCGAAGATGCAAACCTGACAAAAGCCTGTTTAGAAAATGCAAATTTAGAATTGGTTAGTATTAAAGGGGCTAGTTTAATAAGTGCAAACTTGGATGGCGCAAATCTGAAGAAAGCAGAATTGTTGGAAGCGAATATATATGGAGCCAGCTTTAAAGATACTGACCTAACTGGTGCGATAATGCCTGATGGAGAAGTTTACAAGCCGATCGCCACTGAGGTGGAAGTCGGTAAGCAGAATGCATCGGGGGAAAAAGTAATATCTATGACTCGTCAAGTTATTCGTACTGATAATGCACCGGAACCAGTGGGGCCATATAATCAAGCGATCGCGGCTTCTGGTCAAATGGTGTTTGTCGCTGGACAAATTGCGATCGATCCCCGCATTGGTCAAGTTGTCTACACTGATGATGTGAAAAAGCAAACTGAGCAGGTCATAGCTAATCTAGAAGCTATTTTGACAGCAGCAGGCGCAAGTTTTAAAGATGTGGTGAAAACTACTGTATTTCTTGCTGATATGAATGATTTCGCGGCGGTGAATGCGATTTACGCCAAATATTTTCCCGAAGATACAGCGCCAGCACGTGCTTGTGTGGAGGTATCGCGCTTACCAAAGGATGTTTTGGTAGAAATTGATTGTATTGCAGTCATACCTAGTTAA
- a CDS encoding FHA domain-containing protein, with protein MIVCPNCNHPNPDGAVQCEACYTPLPATNNCPSCGATVQADAAFCGQCGYNLRASAAAPPTAVAATVAPDVPLEVPPLVTPDPLVELIQPDPLAVPNPVAASPLPPTAVAMPPEPTMPVAPPQVVEISPAQPVVSGQGAPTPPPEPEPVAAIPEPEPVAAVPEPEPVAAPEPEPVAPTPPPAVSPARTQLQQVTARLFHVQSDTDIELPQTLSVIHIGKPNDRIPPDVDVSGFPNSEIVSRIHADIRVEGDAHYIEDVGSSNGTYINNLPLLPGNRHRLRPGDRISLGKGDMVTFLFQLA; from the coding sequence ATGATCGTCTGCCCTAATTGCAATCACCCAAACCCAGATGGCGCTGTCCAGTGTGAAGCATGTTATACGCCATTACCAGCGACTAACAACTGTCCCAGTTGTGGGGCAACTGTGCAGGCAGATGCCGCTTTCTGTGGTCAGTGTGGCTATAACCTGCGCGCCAGTGCCGCAGCACCTCCAACAGCGGTAGCAGCAACCGTCGCACCTGACGTTCCTTTAGAAGTACCACCTTTGGTTACTCCTGACCCACTGGTAGAACTGATACAACCAGATCCCTTGGCAGTTCCTAATCCCGTTGCTGCTTCGCCTCTACCGCCAACCGCGGTGGCTATGCCTCCAGAACCAACAATGCCAGTAGCACCGCCACAGGTAGTTGAAATCAGCCCCGCACAACCTGTTGTTTCTGGACAAGGCGCTCCTACTCCACCCCCAGAACCGGAACCAGTCGCCGCAATACCAGAACCAGAACCAGTTGCCGCAGTACCGGAACCCGAACCAGTCGCCGCACCGGAACCCGAACCAGTCGCCCCAACACCACCACCAGCTGTCAGCCCTGCAAGAACTCAATTACAGCAAGTAACAGCACGGCTATTCCACGTTCAAAGCGATACTGATATAGAATTACCTCAAACGCTGTCTGTAATTCACATCGGCAAGCCTAATGACCGCATTCCCCCAGATGTGGATGTTTCCGGATTTCCCAATTCGGAAATTGTCTCGCGGATTCATGCAGATATTCGCGTTGAGGGAGATGCTCATTATATAGAAGATGTTGGTAGTTCCAATGGCACCTACATCAACAACTTGCCGCTATTACCTGGTAACAGACACCGCCTTCGTCCAGGCGATCGCATCAGTTTGGGCAAGGGAGATATGGTAACATTCCTCTTCCAACTCGCTTAA
- a CDS encoding precorrin decarboxylase: MPSEIWPYITPGIPDELFEHLPGIPLSQREVRLLLIAQLRLQPDSVLWDIGAGTGTIPVEVGLLCPGGQIIAVERDEEVANLIRRNCDRFQVKNVEVIEGSAPECLQELKVSPHRVCIEGGRPIQEILQAVWDYLPATGRVVATAANLESLYAISQSFAQLRARNIEVVQSAVNRLEMRGFSQTFAAVDPIFILSGEKLD, from the coding sequence ATGCCCTCAGAAATTTGGCCTTACATTACCCCAGGTATTCCTGATGAATTGTTCGAGCATTTGCCCGGAATACCCCTGAGTCAGCGAGAAGTTAGGCTATTGCTCATCGCCCAATTACGACTGCAACCAGATTCAGTATTGTGGGATATCGGCGCAGGTACGGGTACAATTCCTGTAGAGGTAGGATTGCTGTGTCCAGGCGGGCAGATTATCGCTGTAGAAAGAGATGAAGAAGTAGCCAATCTGATCCGCCGCAATTGCGATCGCTTTCAGGTAAAAAATGTTGAAGTGATTGAAGGTAGCGCCCCGGAGTGTTTGCAAGAACTGAAAGTTAGCCCGCATCGCGTTTGCATTGAGGGAGGACGCCCAATCCAAGAAATTTTACAAGCTGTGTGGGATTATCTCCCAGCAACCGGTAGAGTTGTAGCTACAGCTGCTAATCTAGAAAGTCTGTATGCTATTTCTCAAAGTTTTGCCCAATTAAGAGCTCGCAATATTGAAGTTGTGCAATCTGCGGTCAATCGCTTAGAGATGCGGGGCTTTTCTCAAACCTTTGCCGCCGTAGATCCCATTTTTATCCTCAGTGGTGAGAAACTAGACTAA
- a CDS encoding 6-phosphogluconolactonase produces the protein MNKTVEVLPDQSTLVARALDLILTKIDTAIKERGRFTIALAGGSTPKPLYEAIANQKLPWDKIHVFWGDERYVPPDHPDSNELMARRAWLDRVDIPEGNIHAIPTLEADPAVAAVKYERHLQNFFNIASGEFPTLDVVLLGMGDDAHTASLFPHTEALKVSDRLITVGNKDSSIRITFTYPFINSARSVIFLIAGANKRPALAQVFAPVADEFTYPSRLIQPQGELWWLLDAAAGSELQT, from the coding sequence ATGAACAAAACGGTCGAAGTTCTACCGGATCAGTCCACTCTAGTTGCGCGGGCGCTAGACTTGATCCTGACTAAGATAGACACTGCTATTAAAGAGCGAGGGCGGTTTACCATCGCCTTAGCTGGGGGCAGTACACCTAAGCCGTTATACGAGGCGATCGCTAATCAAAAACTGCCTTGGGATAAAATTCATGTATTCTGGGGGGATGAACGTTATGTTCCACCAGATCATCCTGATAGCAATGAACTGATGGCGCGTCGTGCGTGGCTAGATCGCGTTGATATTCCAGAGGGAAACATTCACGCTATCCCAACTTTGGAAGCTGACCCCGCAGTTGCAGCAGTGAAGTACGAACGGCATCTGCAAAACTTTTTTAACATTGCATCTGGAGAATTTCCCACTCTAGATGTAGTTTTGCTAGGAATGGGTGATGATGCACACACTGCATCTTTGTTTCCACACACAGAAGCGTTAAAAGTAAGCGATCGCTTAATTACAGTGGGTAATAAAGATAGCAGCATCCGCATCACTTTCACTTACCCATTCATTAACTCGGCTCGCAGCGTCATTTTTCTCATTGCAGGTGCTAATAAACGACCAGCTTTAGCTCAAGTATTTGCACCCGTAGCCGATGAATTCACTTACCCATCGCGCTTGATTCAACCCCAAGGCGAACTTTGGTGGCTACTAGATGCGGCGGCGGGTTCGGAACTCCAAACTTAA
- a CDS encoding 4-alpha-glucanotransferase, protein MPFPRSSGILLHPTSFPSRFGIGDLGLEAYSFIDFLKDSYQQYWQVLPLGPTGYGNSPYACYSAMAGNPLLISPEQLKEQGLLTEDDFANLPGFDSSKVDYEQVKPFKIELLKKACENFKTKATPLQQKEFAGFCHSKAYWLDDYALFMALKDTHEGSSWHTWEPDLVKREPQAIDRAQRELTAEIFFHKFIQFEFFRQWSELKTYANMSGIRIIGDIPIYVAHDSSDVWANPHIFCLDEETGEPALMAGVPPDYFSATGQLWGNPVYNWEELEKQDFKWWLGRFQAMLDYVDVIRIDHFRGFEAYWAVEKGEETAVNGEWLKAPGEELFETIKQKLGTLPVLAEDLGVITPEVEALRDNFEFPGMKVLQFAFGSDPANPFLPFNYPRNAVVYTGTHDNDTTLGWYNQASDWEKQNLLLYLGCVSPEGIHWDLIRLALSSIANQAIIPLQDVLGLGTEARMNFPSVAEGNWEWRYQPEALTEDLGQRLKILTTLYGRAPRQS, encoded by the coding sequence ATGCCTTTTCCTAGATCCAGCGGCATTTTGCTGCATCCTACTTCCTTTCCCAGTCGATTTGGAATTGGGGATTTAGGCTTAGAAGCCTATAGCTTTATTGATTTTCTCAAAGATAGCTACCAGCAATACTGGCAAGTATTACCTTTGGGGCCAACTGGGTATGGTAATTCTCCTTATGCTTGTTATTCTGCAATGGCAGGAAACCCGCTACTTATTAGCCCAGAACAGCTAAAAGAGCAGGGTTTACTCACAGAAGATGACTTTGCTAACTTACCAGGATTTGACTCCTCTAAGGTAGATTACGAGCAAGTTAAACCATTTAAAATTGAACTGCTCAAAAAAGCCTGCGAGAACTTTAAAACTAAAGCCACACCTTTACAACAAAAGGAATTCGCTGGTTTTTGTCATAGCAAAGCCTATTGGCTAGATGACTATGCCTTATTTATGGCGCTGAAAGATACCCACGAAGGGTCAAGTTGGCATACTTGGGAGCCAGACCTTGTCAAGCGCGAACCTCAAGCCATAGATCGGGCACAGCGAGAGCTAACTGCTGAGATATTCTTCCACAAATTTATCCAATTTGAATTTTTCCGCCAGTGGTCTGAACTCAAAACCTACGCCAATATGAGTGGAATTAGAATTATTGGCGACATCCCCATTTATGTAGCTCATGATAGCTCTGATGTTTGGGCTAACCCCCACATCTTTTGTTTAGACGAAGAGACAGGGGAACCAGCATTGATGGCAGGAGTTCCACCAGATTACTTTAGCGCCACTGGTCAACTGTGGGGCAATCCCGTATACAACTGGGAGGAATTAGAAAAACAAGATTTTAAGTGGTGGTTAGGACGCTTTCAAGCAATGCTGGATTATGTAGATGTAATTCGCATTGACCACTTCCGAGGTTTTGAAGCTTACTGGGCTGTGGAAAAAGGAGAAGAAACAGCCGTCAATGGAGAGTGGTTAAAAGCGCCTGGGGAAGAGTTATTTGAAACGATCAAACAAAAGCTCGGCACTCTACCTGTATTAGCAGAAGATTTGGGAGTCATTACCCCAGAAGTCGAAGCACTGCGCGACAATTTTGAATTTCCGGGAATGAAAGTCTTGCAGTTTGCCTTTGGCTCCGATCCTGCTAATCCCTTTTTACCCTTTAACTACCCGCGAAATGCTGTAGTTTACACAGGTACTCATGATAATGACACAACTTTAGGCTGGTACAACCAAGCTAGTGATTGGGAAAAGCAAAACTTGTTACTTTATTTAGGTTGTGTCAGTCCCGAAGGTATTCATTGGGATTTAATTCGACTAGCTTTGAGTTCTATCGCCAACCAAGCGATTATTCCTTTGCAGGATGTTTTGGGTTTGGGAACAGAAGCGCGGATGAATTTCCCTAGTGTTGCTGAGGGTAATTGGGAGTGGCGCTATCAACCAGAAGCTTTGACTGAAGATTTAGGTCAGAGGCTAAAAATTCTCACCACACTCTATGGACGCGCACCCAGACAGTCCTGA
- a CDS encoding cupin 2 domain-containing protein — protein MTTTIVQPGKGSTYLVLGDFYTFLDTGEDTDGKYGLVEMVLQPQSSTPPHNHAEADEAHYIVEGKVEYQLDDQTIIATPGMYLHFHKNQNHAFKNIGSTPAKILGWITPSGPELFFAEVGQPINLPLSEEERSLLSPPNPADIEKAIEIAITKYGVKFAF, from the coding sequence ATGACAACCACAATAGTTCAGCCAGGTAAAGGTTCCACATATTTGGTGCTGGGTGACTTCTACACCTTTCTCGATACTGGGGAAGATACAGATGGAAAATATGGATTAGTGGAAATGGTATTGCAACCGCAAAGCTCTACACCACCCCACAATCATGCTGAAGCGGATGAAGCGCACTATATTGTTGAGGGTAAGGTTGAGTACCAGCTTGACGACCAAACTATCATCGCCACTCCCGGAATGTACCTCCACTTTCATAAAAATCAGAACCACGCTTTTAAGAACATCGGTTCAACGCCAGCAAAAATCCTTGGTTGGATTACACCCTCTGGCCCTGAGCTATTTTTTGCAGAAGTCGGACAGCCAATCAATCTGCCTTTGAGTGAAGAAGAACGCAGTCTTTTGTCTCCACCCAATCCCGCCGATATCGAAAAAGCCATTGAAATTGCCATCACAAAGTATGGTGTAAAGTTTGCCTTCTAG